The DNA sequence GTGGCCCCTGGACACGGGCGGCCACGGGGCGCTTCCGCCCCTGCGGCACATTCCCGCCTTTGAACAGTTCGAGCTGAACGTGTGCGGGGCGGGGAACGGCGCGCGGCCCGGCGAGAAGGTGGTGGTCATGTCCGGGGCGTATTTCGACGCCGGACCGGAACTGCACGGCGGGAAGGAGGCCGTGACGGTCTTTCTCCGCGCCCGCGACCCGAAGGGCGCGTGGAACGGCGGGCTCTTCGCCAAACGGGGCGGCCACGACCGGGTCCACTTCAACCTGTTCAGCGCCGACGTGGACGGCGACGGCGGCGGGGACATCGGGTTTGAGGTGCGCACGGAGCAGGGTTTTGCCATGGTCAGTTTCCCCGTGTCGGAGATGGACGCCACAGCGTGGCATGAGCTGGCGGGACGCTATGACGGGAAGTCGCTGGAGATTTTCTGCGACGGACGGCGCATGGCGGGGAAGGACTGGGGCGGGGAACTGGTGCGGAACACCGAGCCCCTGCTCATCGCCGCCGAGACCGACGGCGGGAACGTGGTCCGGCATTTCCATGGGGAACTCGCCGAAGCCGCCCTGTGGGACCGCGCGCTGGACGATGTGGAGATTGGCCTGCTGTCAAAAGAGTGATGCGTGGTCCGCTGGTTTGCATGCCAATTTCTGGACAATATGGACCGTATGGACGGCACGGACACAACACGGACACAGCACGGACTTGGCCGCAGCCAAAATGAGTGGTCTGACAATTCAGCCCAAGTTTGGCCGCCCGGCAAAGGTCACGCTCTTTTGATTCGTCTCGGGCGGAAATATAGAATGGCGCCGCCGGGTGAATTGCCGCCCGGCGGGCATGAGGCGGCGTCATGGGCCACATAGCGGGCGGACAGCGCGAGTATGAACTGCTGCGGCGGCGGATGGACCGCAATGTCTCGGGCACGCCGGACTCGCCCGCAGTCATGCGGATTCTGGAAATCCTGTACACGCCGGAGGAGGCGGCCTTTGCCCGGCGCATCCCCGTAATGCCCACGCCGGTGCGGAAACTCTCCAAGTCGCTGGGCATGCCGGAGGACGAGCTGCGGGACCGGCTGTCGGACCTGGCGCGGCGCGGGTTGATGTTCGATTTCGAGCGGAACGGCGAGCGGTTTTACGGGCTGCCGCCGGTGCTGGGGGGCGTCTTCGAGTACATCATGATGCGCGAGCGCGCGGGGCTTCCGATTGAGGAGCTGGCGCGGCTCTTCGACGAGTACATGAACAGCGACGGGTTCATGAAGGCGGGCTTCATGGGGCAGACGCCCTTCGCGCGGACCTATGTGCGCGAGGAGTCCCTGCCGGAGGACGACCACGCGGAGATACTGGACTACGAGCGGGTGACGCGGCTGGTGGAGACCGCCTCGCTCATCAGCATCGGCCTGTGCTCGTGCCGCCACAAGAACAGCCACCTGGGCAAGGCCTGCGACCGGCCCCAGCGCACCTGCCTCTCCCTGAACACGGCGGCCGAGTCCATGATCCACGGCGGCATCGCCGAGCCGATTGACGCGCGCGGCGCGCTCAGGGTGATTGACGAGTGCAAGGCGGCCGGGCTGGCCCAGATCGGCGACAATGTCCAGCACAACATCGGCTTCATCTGCAACTGCTGCCGCTGCTGCTGCATCCTGACGAAGGGCGTGCGCACCATGGGCCTGAACCACGCCATCGTCTCCTCGAACTGGGTGGCGGAGATGGACGACGCCAAGTGCGCCGGATGCGGCCGCTGCGCCGAGACCTGCCCCGTGGACGCGCTCGGGGTGGCGCCCGCCGGAAACGGCAACGGGAAGCGCGCCGTCCTCGAGCAGGACCTGTGCCTCGGCTGCGGCGTCTGCGAGACCCGGTGCAACAGGGGCGCCATCCGCATGAAGCCGCGCCCGCAGAAGGTGTTCACCCCCGAGACCACCTTCGACATGGTGGGCCACATGGCCATTGAGCGGGGAAAGGTCTCGGAGATACTCTTCGACGACCCGGAGAGCCTGGGCCACCGCGCCCTCGGGCGTTTCATGGGGCTGCTGGAGAAGTCTCCGCCATGGAAGGCCGCCATGGCCGTGCAACCCCTGCGCTCCGCGTTCTTGAACACGGTTTTCGCCTTCTCCAAAGAGGTCCGCCAGGAGCGCGCCACGGGCCGCGCCGCGATGGAGGGGCGGAAGAAGTCCTGATTCCGCTACCGCTCCGGGAACAGCGCCATGAGCGCGTCGGCGAAGACCGCGTGGCCGCGCGCGTCGGGGTGGTTGATGCCGTTGGCCAGCAGGGTGACATACGGCAGGCCCTGCAGGTGCAGGCTGCACCACAGGCGCGACGCGTCGGCGAGGGCGACCCCGTTCTCCCCGGCGAAACGCCGCAGGCCGCGCACATAGGGCCGGGGGTCCTCATCCACTTTCAGGGTCTCCGATTGCAGCCAGTCGGGCCGCACCAGGTGCGGGGTGATGAGGATGACCTCGGCGCCAACGCTCCGGAGTTTTCCCAGCAGCCCGGCGTAGTGCGCTTGCACGGCCTCCTCGTCCAGATAGGCGTCGTTCACAAACTCGACAGTGACCAGGTCCGGCTTCGGGTCCAGCACGTCCCGCTGAAAGTCGTACCGGCCCCCGGCGGGCGCGGAGAGGTAGCCCGCGCTGTTCCCGCCGCCCCAGGCCGCCGTGAGCGCAGTGATTTGCGCCTTCGGAAAACGCTCCCGCAGCCGCGCGGCGAAGACATGCTGGTACCACAGCTCCTTGTGGCCGTCCACGCCGCCGCCGTTGGTGACACTGTCGCCGAAGGCGACATACGTCAGGGGCTCGCCGCGCTCCAGTTTGGCCAGCGTTTTCGGCAGCAGCGCCGCCGCCTCATCCCACACTATGCACGTGGTGAAACGTGGTGATGAGACGTATCGGAGAAAGATGTTCTCGTCCGTGAGGGCCGTGCAGCCCGCAGGCACGAAGACATTCGCCAGCACCCCCTCGCCGGGGTTCAACGCCGGGGGCAGCGCCAGCGCCGGGGCGGGTGTGCCCTGTGCCAGCCGGAGCATTCCCGACTTGTCCATCGCGATGCTGTCCAGGCGGCTGTGCTCGTACTCATAGTCGGCGTAGACCGTCTGGCCCTCCGCGATGGCGCCCCCCTCCAGACGGCCAAAGGTGCCCCAGAAGGGGTCCAGGTCATAGTCCACGCCGGAGACAAAGGCCGTGTCCGCGTCCGGCGCGGGTTTCAGGCGCAGGGTGTCCGGCACCAGCGCGCCCGTCGCGGTGCATTCCTCCGCGATGAGGTTTTTCAGGCGCGCGCCCTTGATCCACCCGCCCGCCTGCGGGTTGAAGACCGGGATGCCCGCATGCGCCTCATTCCGCGCCGACTCCCGTTTGGGCGGGGCAATGTCAAAAGAGGTGGAAACCGCCTCCACGGTCCACGCGCCCGTTACCCGGACGGTTGCCACGGGTTCCCCGGCAACGGACAGCATAAGCAGCGAAAGGCAGGCAAGCATGGGGACTCCCTCCATGGTTGGGGTTGCATGGCAGTCTATACCGCGCGGCGGGGGCGCCGCAACGGGATCAAGGCAAGCGTGTTTACTAGCGGCAACGTAACACACTGGCGGATTGGCGTGGATGTCTTTTCTTGCTCTTGCTCCTGTTCCTGCTCAAAATCCCCACACAATTCCGGCCTCCGCTGAAACAGAAATAGAGCAAGAGCAAGATAAAGAGCAAGAGCAAGAAAAAACCGGGATGACGGGGAGAGGGGTATTTGTGCGCGCATGCCCCGGCAAAGGGACCCCTTGACGCTGGGATTGGCCGCAAAAATTTGGTAGAGTACTTGGACATCATCACACCTCCAACCTTGGAAAGGCTTTCCCATGCGCCGTATAACCTGTTCCCTCATAAGTCTCTGCCTGCTGGCAGTCCTGGGCATTTCATGCTCCTGCGCCACCACGGTTTCCGGGTCCAGACCCGGCAAGGACGACTTCCGCGTGACCCGGGGCGGCATCCGCAAGGGCACCAAAGATTTCACCATCCGCGCGGTGCATGTGCCGGGGGTCTGCGAGAAGGGCCCCGCCCTCGACTTGGCCATGCTCGCCCGCATCGCGGAGGTGGGCGGCAACACGGTGGCCATGGACCTGTGCGGGTTCAGCCCGGACGGCGCGGCCCTGGACCCGGCCACCGTGGAGACGGTGACGGCCTACGCCGAGCGCTGCAAGGAACAGGGCATGTCGCCGCTGCTGCGGGTGCTGGGGGGCGTGGCCGGGGACGCGAAGGTGCGGGAGCGCGCCGCGCTGGCGGCGGCGGACGCGCTTTCCGGCGAGGCGCGCGCGGTGTACTGGATTGACGGGCCGGACGCGGCGAACCTGGCGAAGAAGTTCAAGCGGGCCGCGCCGAACCTCACGGTGGCCGCGCCCGCGAACGGGGACATTCTGGTGGCGGAGGCGCTGCCGGAGGGGAAAGTGTCCGTGCCGGTGCTGATCAACGGCGCGTACCCGAAGGACGGCTGCCCGGACACGCATTTCGTGGTGCCCCACAGCGACACCATTTACCCCGCCCTGGACAAGGCGTTCACGAACCCCGTCGAGCTTGCCCCCTGGACCCCGGACAACAGTGTCCTTTCCGAAGAGGAGCGGGCCGAAGGGTTCATCTCCCTCTTTGACGGCAAGACCCTGGACGGCTGGTGGTCGCGAAATCCGAAGGTGCAGTCCTTCGATGTGCGCGACGGGAACATTGACTGGGTGCGCGGCGGCGGCGGCGCCCTGATGACCCGCGACCGCTACGAAAATTTCATCCTGCGCCTTGAATGGAAAATCGGCTACGGCGGCAACAGCGGCGTTTGGCTGCGCGCCCCGCGCGAGTCCCGCTCCTCCATGATCGGGTTTGAGTACCAGATGATGGGCGACAGCGACCTCACGGAGCCGACCGACACCAGCACGGCTTCAGTCTACAGTGTGCTGCCCCCGCTGGCCATCGCCAACAAGCCCGAGGGCGAATGGAACTATTCGGAGATGATTCTTGACGGCCCGCATTACAAGGCCTACCTGAACGGGGTGCTGGTGCAGGATGTCAATTTTGACGACCACGACGAGCTGCGCACCCGCCTGCGCCGGGGCTTCATCTGCCTGACGGACCACGCCTGCGAGGTGTCCTTCCGCAACATCCGGGTGAAAAAACTGTAAACCTGCTTGACCTATAGGCGCAGGACATTCGTTCTTTCGCGGTAGGGACGCCGGTTACCCGGCGCCCCCCGCACAGATCCGTACT is a window from the Candidatus Hydrogenedentota bacterium genome containing:
- a CDS encoding 4Fe-4S dicluster domain-containing protein encodes the protein MGHIAGGQREYELLRRRMDRNVSGTPDSPAVMRILEILYTPEEAAFARRIPVMPTPVRKLSKSLGMPEDELRDRLSDLARRGLMFDFERNGERFYGLPPVLGGVFEYIMMRERAGLPIEELARLFDEYMNSDGFMKAGFMGQTPFARTYVREESLPEDDHAEILDYERVTRLVETASLISIGLCSCRHKNSHLGKACDRPQRTCLSLNTAAESMIHGGIAEPIDARGALRVIDECKAAGLAQIGDNVQHNIGFICNCCRCCCILTKGVRTMGLNHAIVSSNWVAEMDDAKCAGCGRCAETCPVDALGVAPAGNGNGKRAVLEQDLCLGCGVCETRCNRGAIRMKPRPQKVFTPETTFDMVGHMAIERGKVSEILFDDPESLGHRALGRFMGLLEKSPPWKAAMAVQPLRSAFLNTVFAFSKEVRQERATGRAAMEGRKKS
- a CDS encoding SGNH/GDSL hydrolase family protein gives rise to the protein MLACLSLLMLSVAGEPVATVRVTGAWTVEAVSTSFDIAPPKRESARNEAHAGIPVFNPQAGGWIKGARLKNLIAEECTATGALVPDTLRLKPAPDADTAFVSGVDYDLDPFWGTFGRLEGGAIAEGQTVYADYEYEHSRLDSIAMDKSGMLRLAQGTPAPALALPPALNPGEGVLANVFVPAGCTALTDENIFLRYVSSPRFTTCIVWDEAAALLPKTLAKLERGEPLTYVAFGDSVTNGGGVDGHKELWYQHVFAARLRERFPKAQITALTAAWGGGNSAGYLSAPAGGRYDFQRDVLDPKPDLVTVEFVNDAYLDEEAVQAHYAGLLGKLRSVGAEVILITPHLVRPDWLQSETLKVDEDPRPYVRGLRRFAGENGVALADASRLWCSLHLQGLPYVTLLANGINHPDARGHAVFADALMALFPER
- a CDS encoding DUF1080 domain-containing protein, with the translated sequence MRRITCSLISLCLLAVLGISCSCATTVSGSRPGKDDFRVTRGGIRKGTKDFTIRAVHVPGVCEKGPALDLAMLARIAEVGGNTVAMDLCGFSPDGAALDPATVETVTAYAERCKEQGMSPLLRVLGGVAGDAKVRERAALAAADALSGEARAVYWIDGPDAANLAKKFKRAAPNLTVAAPANGDILVAEALPEGKVSVPVLINGAYPKDGCPDTHFVVPHSDTIYPALDKAFTNPVELAPWTPDNSVLSEEERAEGFISLFDGKTLDGWWSRNPKVQSFDVRDGNIDWVRGGGGALMTRDRYENFILRLEWKIGYGGNSGVWLRAPRESRSSMIGFEYQMMGDSDLTEPTDTSTASVYSVLPPLAIANKPEGEWNYSEMILDGPHYKAYLNGVLVQDVNFDDHDELRTRLRRGFICLTDHACEVSFRNIRVKKL